The DNA window CTTCTACGGCTACGATTCCATGTTTCGTCTGACTAGTCGGAAAGACCAACTAGGCAAAATCGAGACGGTCGCGTATGACAATAACGGCAATCTGACAAACCACGTAGATCGTCGTGGCCTCACGGATTTGTTTAAGTACAACTCGTTGAGCTTTCCTACGGGAGTTGTTTACGGGACGCAAAGCAACGTGCGCTATCTGTACGACAAGGTCAATCGGGTGACGAATGTGGTGGATTCGGTTGCTGGCAGCACCAGATTCTTCTTCGATAAACTGGATCGAGTCACGAACGTGGTCGACGTTAACGGGACGATAAGCTACGGATACAACGACATTGGCCTACGGACCAACATGACCGTAGCCGGGGAGAACACGGTCTTCTATAAGTACGACAATGGGAATCGCCTGACGAATGTGACCCAGGGCACATTCACTAGTTCTCTCTTCTATGATGATCTCGGGCGACGCACGAAACTGGTTCTGCCGAACGGCATGAACGTGCTGTATTCCTACGACACCCTTTCGCGCCTCACGAATATCACGTATCAAGGGGCCGCTACCAACAGGGTCGATTACGCATACGATCAAAACGGCAATCGGAGGGCGCGTGCCTCCGCGCTGAGCGTGTACATTCTCCCTGCAGCCGTCACCAACTCCAGCTACGACTTTGCCAATCGGCAACTGACTTTTAGTTCCTACGCTCTGCAATATGATGCCGACGGCAATCTGACCAATCTGATCAATGGCGCGACGACCAACAATTTGATGTGGAACGCGCGCGGTCAATTGACCAATATTACCGGGGGTGTGACGGCAAACTTTGTCTACGATGGTTTGGGTCGTCGCATCACGCGGACGGTTGGCGGGCTGACCGAGAAGTATGTGTACGATGGTTCGGATGTAATCCAGCAATTGGACGGAAGCGGGACTGTGGCTGCCGACTACTTCCGTAGTCCGGGTTTGGATGAACCATGGCAAAGGATTGACGTCACGCCGGGTACTGGTCACGGCACAACCACCACTAACCGTATCTATCTCGCCGAGGGCATCGGGAGCGTTCTGGCACTGACCGACACCAATCAGGCGCTTCAGACGCAGTACGCGTACGAACCGTTCGGGGCGACCACCACGACGGGATCCAGTAACAAGAACAGCTACCAGTTCACCGCCCGCGAGGACGACGGCACCGGCTTTTATTGCTATCGAACGCGGTACTACAGCCCGGCGCTGGGCCGGTTAATCAGCGAGGATCCGGCGGGCGGGGATGACAATCTGTACGCGTACTGCGGGAACAATCCGATCAATGCCATCGACCCGTTGGGGCTGACGTGGATAGACTTGACTCCGGACGAATGGGACGTCGCCCGATTCGTAGGTGGTGGGATCGTCGGTGCGTCGGAAAGGTATTTGAATATTCTCACCCTCGGTCTGTACGGTTGGGCCGCCCGCCACAGCGGAGGGTGCTACAATACCGGGGGCTTCAATGCACCCTTTTCTGCAGGCTATCAGTTGGGAAGTCTGTGGGTAAATACGGCGGTCATTACGTATGCCCTTGTCGAAAGCGGCGTGGGCGCGGTGGACGGGGCAGGAGCAATCCCGAACGGAGGCATGTGCTTCGCGGCCGGCACAAAGGTTGCAACGCCGCAAGGTGAGAAAAACATCGAGGATATCGAGATTGGTGAGACAGTTTATGCTTACGACCTTGAGACAAGGGAAACCGTCGAGCGCAAGGTCACCGACACGCCGCGTAACTTCACCTACTATTGGGTTGAGGTGCGGGTTGGCAACGAAACGATTGAGGCGACACGGCATCACCTATTTTGGGTTGAAAATGAAGAGCGGTGGGTCGAAGCAGTAAACTTGCAAGGCGGTATGTCTGTCCGGTTCCTTGATGGGAAAATCGAGACGATTTCGGCGGTCTTTCTCTACGAACTTCAGCAGTCCGAAACCACATACAATCTTGTTGTGGAGGGCGTCCATGATTTCTTCGTTGGGAAAAATAGTGTACTAGTTCACAATGGTTACCCCGAGTCACCGATGTATCCTCCGCCAACTCCCGTGGGAGGGAATTTCCAGTTTAATTTTGATACATCGCTTAATTATGCAAATTCTCGGAGAGCAGGTGTTAATAGGGCGATTAGCGGAGGCTACGTCGATCCAGACGACGGACCCTTCCACCACATTAACAGTGTTGATGAGTATCCCAATTTGGCTGCCGAGCCGTCAAACATCGAAGGGCAAGGTTCGCTACTAAATCATCTTGACACACACGATGGCAACTGGCGAAATCCCACGTCGGGACCTTTGAACTCAGAACCAGGATGCTAAGATTGTGCCGGGCAGTTTTTCATTGGAAGAATGGTTGTCAGAACGGAGTCGGCAAATCATCCGCGGCCGCCGGGAGATCGTTTTTGAACATCCTGGCAGAGGCAAGAGCTTGTTGCTGTTGCGTTCGTCCGGCACCAGCGTTCGTTGGGCTGAGAATGCGTCCGTCCTAAAGTCCATCTATAGTGAATGTGACGGTGGGTTCATAGGTGGTGGATACCTGCTTATCGGCACGCCTGCGAAGCAAAGCGTTGCAACATCTGCCGGAGTCACTATACCCACAATCGATCAAATACGCTCTGTTTCGGAACAGCAAGGTCTTGTTTTTTGCCCAAATGAAATCCCTTTCATGACTATCGGGTATATGTTTGTCTATACAATTTCTGAGGGTGAAAAACTGCTCTGTCACGATAGAGACTTTCACACTGTCAGAGACAGTGAGAGTATACGTGAAGTTTTGGAGAATTGGTGGTCGATAAAACTGGCTGATGAAAACAACAGCTAAAATAGGTTAACGACTAAGCGGGTAAGGCGACGATTGTCGCAAATAAGATTTCTGGTTGCAACTTGACGCCACTTACAACCTCCAATAAGGATGGGCGGTTTCATCATCCGACTTCGCCTCCGATTGCCACGCGAACGGCAACCATGGTGGCATGATATGCTGAACTCAGTAGGAAGCGTGATCCGAGCACCTCAAGGCCCGGCTTTCCACACCCGTCTGCCCCATCAACCTCGGGAATTCCGTTGCCGCCACCGAGCGATTCTCAGCGAATAAGTTGGAGGCGCGAGTGCTGAAATTTCGCAGAATGCCTGATCTGGCTTGAAGCGAACCTGTGACAATGATACAAGGTCTAATGAGAAATCACGCTGATTGGAGGCGTCCAATGAAACGTCTGGGGTTCTTCTTGGCAACCATGTTCACTGCATTCCATCTCTCATCTCCTTGCGACGGTCAGCAGACGAACAAGCTGATGGACGGAAGGATGGTCATTGGGGAGGTGCGGGATGGCGCGCTGACTGGGCAAGCGACAGTCATCTGGCCGAGTGGAAATGTATTTGTGGGTGAATACAAAGATGGCCTGGAAAATGGCTTGGGAACGTTCACGTTCGCGGGCACAAATGGAGGAACGTATGTGGGAATGTACAAGAATGGCAGGTTTGACGGGCAAGGGACATTAACACGGAGGAACAGATCAAAGTACTCCGGTGAATATCAGCATGGAAAGCGAAATGGGCAAGGGACGTATACGTCGCAGACTGGACTGATATATATCGGGGGGTTCAAGAATGACCTGCCGGATGGACGGGGAACTCTCACGGGTACGAACGGGACAAATCAACATGGCGAATGGCGTGCCGGTCTGCCGTACCGGGTGGACGGCACGTGGGTAGACGACGATGGCACTAGAGGAGTGGGGACGTGGAGAACTGACGGCACTCAGAGTGGTGGTACAATTACTTGGAAAGACGGACGGGAATACAAAGGTGACTGGGTGGTCGCGAAGGGCGATAGCGAATCGCCGGACGGCATTGGCACGTACACATGGCCTGACGGCCGTAATTACGTGGGCCATTTCCGTGACGGGAAGATGGACGGGACTGGTAAAATGACCCATCCGGACGGCAAACCAGAGGATGGTCTCTGGAAGCAAGGTGAATTCCAAGGAACGTCGAAGTAGATTTCGCAGCCAGCAGACTTTCATCCACCGCCGAGCGTGTTTAAGGCTGGAGGCGTGTATTTTATTAGCCTACACCTCAGTAAAATGGGGCTGCGAGGTACGCGGATTTGCCGTTGTGCAATACCCAACAGGGCTCCTCTCCCCCAAGGGGAGAGGCGAGAGTCTTTGCGAGGAGGGAACGCAGGCTAAAGCCGTGCTCCTACAAGGGCGAAGGTGAGGTTGACGGAATAGCAAGGTGGGCATACTCATCTATGAGTATGAACGGTAAAGAACTAGCCGAGCAGGTCGCGAAGCTTTCTCCCAAAGAGCGCGAAGCGTTCATTGCTGAATTGCTTACTCACGAGGATATCGCGGAGGAGTTGGGGGACATTCTTCTCGTGAGTGAGCGTCGCGATGAGCCGTCCATCCCGTTTGCCGAGGTGGTCGACAGGCTGAAGCGCGATAAGCGTGTATGATCGCGAAAAAGGTGGTTGTGTTGCACATCGGCCATCGGCGCGAAGTGTATCGGTAACGGCAACCCACCCCTTCCCCTCCGAGGAGGGGAACTTTTGGAGTCGGGGTAGGAATACCCCTCCCACAGGGCAATAGCGTTATAAACGGGGGGCTGCATTATACTGGCTGGGGGTTGGGCGCGGTGATAATCTTTCCGCAACTAGGGAAGGAGCGCGAGATGCAGACTCTGATTTACGTGGCGGCGGTGGTGGTTCTTCTACCGGTGGTGTTCGTGATCCTGGCGTGGTTGTTCGGGGTGCGGTACATCCCGCACAACAAGGTCGGCGTCATCGAGAAGCTGTGGTCGTCGTCAGGTTCGTTGACGGAAGGGCGGATTGTGGCCCGGCAGGGAGAGGCGGGATTCCAGACGAAACTACTCCGTGGCGGTCTGCATTTCGGGCTTTTCCCGTGGCAGTACCGCATCCATCGTGAACCGTTGGTGACGGTCGCCGAGGGCAAGATCGCTTACGTGTACGCGCGGGACGGCGCGCCGTTGCCGCCGATGCAGACGCTCGGGTCGGTGGTGGAAAGCAATTCATTCCAGGATGCGCCGGCATTTCTGAACAATGGCGGCCAGCGCGGCCGTCAGCGGGCGATCCTGCGTGAGGGTGTGTACGCGTTGAACCAGGCGTTGTTTGTGGTCATCGCCGAGGACCGCGTGTACAGCGGTCCCATGGGGGACAAGGAAGAGAAAACCTACCAGGACTGGCAGGCGCAATTGCATAGCCTGCGCGGATTCGACCCGGTGGTGATCGGGTCGGCGGCGACGAGTGCAACACCGGAGCGGGACACGCTGAGCCTGCTCGGCCCGACCGATACGCTGGGCATTGTGACCGTGCATGACGGCGCACCGATTGCGCACGGCGAGATCATCGCGCCGGAAATCGAGGCAATGGAGAGCGGGCTGGACCATCATTATTTCCAGGACCCCGAAGCGTTCCTGACGATGGGCGGCAAGCGCGGCAAGCAATTGCAGGTGCTGACGGACGGGACGTTCTTCATCAATCGATGGTTCGCGACGGTGGAGATCAAGGCCAAGACGTTGATCCCGATTGGATTTGTCGGCGTGGTCGTGTCGTACTACGGCAACAAAGGTTCGGATGTGACCGGCATCGCGTTTCGGTACGGTGAACAGGTCGAGTCGGGCTCGCGCGGTGTGTGGCGCGGCGCGTTGCCGCCCGGCAAATACGCGCTGAATCCGTACGCGTTGAAGGTCGAACCGGTGCCGACGGTGAACTTCGTCTTGCGCTGGATTACCGGGCAGGTGGAGGCGCACCAGTACGACAAGGACCTGACGAGCATCGAGTTGATCACGGCGGACGGGTATGAGCCGGTGTTGCCGCTGTCGCTGGTGTTGCATATCGATTACGAGAAAGCGCCGAGTGTGGTGCAGCGGTTCGGGGACGTGAAGCGGCTCATCAGCCAGACGCTGGACCCGATTTTGACGGCGTACTTCCGCGACGTGGCGCAGTCGTCGAGCATGCTTGATTTGTTGACGCATCGCGAAGAAATCCAGAAGCGCGCGACCGAGGAACTCGGGAGGCGGTTCAAGGATTACGACATCAACTGCGTCGCGGTGCTCATTGGGCGACCGGAGTCGCAGGTCGCGGCGGGACAGGTCGATCCGATCGAGCGGCTGTTCGACCAGTTGCGGCAACGGCGGTTGGCCGAGGAACAGAAAGCGACATTCAGCAAGCAGGAGGAGGCGGCGGCGAGGTTGATGGCGCTCAATGAGGCGCAGGCTGCGGCCGCGAAGCAGACGGAACTGACACAGACGCACATTGATGTCGAGGTGGCCGCGAACAAGGGGGAGGCGCAACTTGCCGAGGCGACGCGGTTGGCCAAGCGCGACATCGCGCGGGCGGAAGGCGAATCGCGGTCGAAAGAGTTGCTCGGACGCGGCGAAGCGGCGCGGATTGCGCAGATCGGATTGTCGGAGGCGGCGGTGTTCCTGCAGAAGATTCGCGCGTACGGCGATTCGCGGTTATTTGCCTTGAACCTCGTGGCGGAGCAGTTCTCCAAGAGCGCGCAACCAATCGTGCCCGACCGCGTGCTACTCATGGGTGGCGGCAAGGATGGCGAAGGCGCCGGCGATTTGGGCTCGGTTAATCTGCTCAGCCAGGTCCTTGCGTTGCTCCTGGGTGAAAAGGCGGGGATCGGCATGGCGGAGAATGCGGCGGGCCTGGAGTCCCTGGAGAAGTTCACCGAGGAAATCACCAAGCGCGTCAATGAACCGCAGGCGGAAGCCGACAACGGCAAACGCAACTGAGGCGGAGGTCGGAATCAGGATTCGCATGGGGCGCACGAAAGTGCGCCCTGCGCTTTTTTGTGGATGGTGGACAAGTCCGCATGACCGGTCGGGGTAGGAATACCCCTCCCACGTTGGGAAATAGAACCTACCCTTTGTTCCCCTCCCAGTAGGAGAACATTGCTGGCTTATCGGTAATTGATAATTTTACTGGACAGGGGTGTTCCGAGGGGGTATGATTGGGATCGGTTCTTTGACAGGCCAGATTCGCAGTAGCCAAGGCTTTGGCGGACGACGGAAACCTTGAAAACACACAAATTACGAAACGAACCCCCCAGTTAAGGTGTTGTGACGCAGGGTAGTAGCAATATGTCACTTATTCGGCCGAACAGATGGCAGGCGAGACCGCCGCCGAACATTCGAGTTAGGATTTTTTGCCGTCTTGGAGGCGGCGGATTTGGT is part of the Verrucomicrobiia bacterium genome and encodes:
- a CDS encoding RHS repeat-associated core domain-containing protein, giving the protein FYGYDSMFRLTSRKDQLGKIETVAYDNNGNLTNHVDRRGLTDLFKYNSLSFPTGVVYGTQSNVRYLYDKVNRVTNVVDSVAGSTRFFFDKLDRVTNVVDVNGTISYGYNDIGLRTNMTVAGENTVFYKYDNGNRLTNVTQGTFTSSLFYDDLGRRTKLVLPNGMNVLYSYDTLSRLTNITYQGAATNRVDYAYDQNGNRRARASALSVYILPAAVTNSSYDFANRQLTFSSYALQYDADGNLTNLINGATTNNLMWNARGQLTNITGGVTANFVYDGLGRRITRTVGGLTEKYVYDGSDVIQQLDGSGTVAADYFRSPGLDEPWQRIDVTPGTGHGTTTTNRIYLAEGIGSVLALTDTNQALQTQYAYEPFGATTTTGSSNKNSYQFTAREDDGTGFYCYRTRYYSPALGRLISEDPAGGDDNLYAYCGNNPINAIDPLGLTWIDLTPDEWDVARFVGGGIVGASERYLNILTLGLYGWAARHSGGCYNTGGFNAPFSAGYQLGSLWVNTAVITYALVESGVGAVDGAGAIPNGGMCFAAGTKVATPQGEKNIEDIEIGETVYAYDLETRETVERKVTDTPRNFTYYWVEVRVGNETIEATRHHLFWVENEERWVEAVNLQGGMSVRFLDGKIETISAVFLYELQQSETTYNLVVEGVHDFFVGKNSVLVHNGYPESPMYPPPTPVGGNFQFNFDTSLNYANSRRAGVNRAISGGYVDPDDGPFHHINSVDEYPNLAAEPSNIEGQGSLLNHLDTHDGNWRNPTSGPLNSEPGC
- a CDS encoding molecular chaperone Tir; protein product: MKRLGFFLATMFTAFHLSSPCDGQQTNKLMDGRMVIGEVRDGALTGQATVIWPSGNVFVGEYKDGLENGLGTFTFAGTNGGTYVGMYKNGRFDGQGTLTRRNRSKYSGEYQHGKRNGQGTYTSQTGLIYIGGFKNDLPDGRGTLTGTNGTNQHGEWRAGLPYRVDGTWVDDDGTRGVGTWRTDGTQSGGTITWKDGREYKGDWVVAKGDSESPDGIGTYTWPDGRNYVGHFRDGKMDGTGKMTHPDGKPEDGLWKQGEFQGTSK
- a CDS encoding SPFH domain-containing protein, which encodes MQTLIYVAAVVVLLPVVFVILAWLFGVRYIPHNKVGVIEKLWSSSGSLTEGRIVARQGEAGFQTKLLRGGLHFGLFPWQYRIHREPLVTVAEGKIAYVYARDGAPLPPMQTLGSVVESNSFQDAPAFLNNGGQRGRQRAILREGVYALNQALFVVIAEDRVYSGPMGDKEEKTYQDWQAQLHSLRGFDPVVIGSAATSATPERDTLSLLGPTDTLGIVTVHDGAPIAHGEIIAPEIEAMESGLDHHYFQDPEAFLTMGGKRGKQLQVLTDGTFFINRWFATVEIKAKTLIPIGFVGVVVSYYGNKGSDVTGIAFRYGEQVESGSRGVWRGALPPGKYALNPYALKVEPVPTVNFVLRWITGQVEAHQYDKDLTSIELITADGYEPVLPLSLVLHIDYEKAPSVVQRFGDVKRLISQTLDPILTAYFRDVAQSSSMLDLLTHREEIQKRATEELGRRFKDYDINCVAVLIGRPESQVAAGQVDPIERLFDQLRQRRLAEEQKATFSKQEEAAARLMALNEAQAAAAKQTELTQTHIDVEVAANKGEAQLAEATRLAKRDIARAEGESRSKELLGRGEAARIAQIGLSEAAVFLQKIRAYGDSRLFALNLVAEQFSKSAQPIVPDRVLLMGGGKDGEGAGDLGSVNLLSQVLALLLGEKAGIGMAENAAGLESLEKFTEEITKRVNEPQAEADNGKRN